The following coding sequences lie in one Nonomuraea muscovyensis genomic window:
- a CDS encoding phosphopantetheine-binding protein — MTLRDELAAIWAELLGLPPGEIPDDVSFLRLGGDSVLAVRMSALVRKRLAVVLALSDVRVETTLGELADLVGRRTSDEPMAKALPITVTRRSDPHAEFPLLPLQQGYFVGQQDGWELSYESAHYYLDYALTGVDGDEAADALTDAVERLAVHQPTLRARVTSDGRQHVLPVGTPGAVPGVRVYDLREESDERITKALEQVRGEMSRNGPDPTRGPGLDIRLTLLPEGEGRLHLGLSLLLFDGWSSSVLSRDLLTFVADWNAVPAPLEVGFGDYVTSLAELPATEAWRADRDWWWSRMDSLPLPPALPLAADPHDVRPVTMANREHRWSAARWAALRQECTRRGVTPSTAMLTAFGVVLARWSGHRRMLLNSLQLNRLPLHPDVQRIVGAFAATMLLPLEFARSVSFAELAVAAQTVSGEHAAHNLVTGVEVGRELARRRGSWRPVGPVVFQSVLGVDAAMGGRPPEDAGPLGKVVAADYFHQLRTPQVAIEVRCFELGDEMVAVFSLVAELFEPDQVEAAFAEFVALVDGLADGPGWDLVPDLPEEADLGEVAALRLGRLPEVAVRHADGPPADELEQTVAEVFEELLEVPVLDRGADFFGLGGDSLLAVRVVVRLGKECDVSLPVRNFLSDATVAGVAAAVRSLAGVAR; from the coding sequence ATGACCTTGCGCGATGAGCTGGCCGCCATCTGGGCGGAACTGCTCGGCCTACCACCCGGCGAGATCCCCGACGACGTGAGCTTCCTGCGCCTGGGCGGCGACTCGGTGCTGGCCGTCCGCATGTCCGCGCTGGTCCGCAAACGCCTGGCGGTCGTGCTCGCCCTTTCCGACGTGCGGGTGGAGACCACCCTCGGCGAGCTGGCGGACCTGGTGGGCCGCCGGACCTCCGACGAGCCGATGGCCAAGGCTCTGCCCATCACGGTCACCCGGCGCAGCGACCCCCACGCCGAGTTCCCGCTGCTACCGCTCCAGCAGGGCTACTTCGTCGGTCAGCAGGACGGCTGGGAGCTGTCCTACGAATCCGCCCACTACTACCTGGACTACGCGCTGACCGGCGTCGACGGCGACGAGGCGGCCGACGCGCTGACCGACGCGGTGGAGCGGCTGGCCGTGCATCAGCCCACCCTGCGCGCCCGGGTGACGTCCGACGGACGGCAGCATGTCCTTCCCGTCGGGACGCCCGGCGCGGTCCCCGGGGTGCGGGTGTACGACCTGCGCGAGGAGAGCGACGAACGGATCACGAAGGCGCTGGAGCAGGTACGCGGCGAGATGAGCCGCAACGGTCCCGACCCCACGCGGGGGCCCGGCCTGGACATCCGGCTCACTCTGCTGCCCGAGGGCGAAGGGCGGCTCCACCTGGGGCTCAGCCTGCTGCTCTTCGACGGGTGGTCCTCCAGCGTGCTCAGCCGCGACCTGCTGACGTTCGTGGCCGACTGGAACGCCGTGCCGGCCCCGCTGGAGGTCGGGTTCGGCGACTATGTCACATCGCTGGCCGAGCTGCCCGCGACCGAGGCGTGGCGGGCCGACCGGGACTGGTGGTGGTCCAGGATGGACAGCCTGCCCCTGCCACCCGCGCTGCCCCTGGCCGCCGACCCGCACGACGTGCGACCCGTCACCATGGCGAACCGCGAGCATCGCTGGTCCGCCGCGCGGTGGGCGGCGCTGCGGCAGGAGTGCACCCGTCGCGGGGTGACGCCTTCGACCGCCATGCTGACCGCGTTCGGCGTGGTGCTGGCCCGTTGGTCCGGCCATCGGCGGATGCTGCTCAACTCCTTGCAGCTCAACCGGCTGCCGCTGCACCCCGACGTGCAGCGGATCGTGGGCGCCTTCGCCGCCACGATGCTGCTGCCGCTCGAATTCGCCCGCAGTGTCAGTTTCGCCGAGCTGGCCGTCGCCGCGCAGACGGTCTCGGGGGAACACGCGGCGCACAATCTCGTCACCGGTGTGGAGGTGGGGCGCGAGCTGGCCCGCAGGCGCGGGAGCTGGCGGCCTGTCGGCCCGGTGGTGTTCCAGAGCGTGCTCGGCGTGGACGCGGCCATGGGCGGCCGGCCGCCGGAGGATGCCGGGCCGCTGGGCAAGGTGGTGGCGGCCGACTACTTCCACCAGCTCCGCACCCCTCAGGTGGCGATCGAGGTGCGGTGCTTCGAGCTGGGCGACGAGATGGTCGCGGTGTTCTCGCTGGTGGCGGAGCTGTTCGAGCCGGACCAGGTGGAGGCCGCCTTCGCCGAGTTCGTGGCGCTGGTGGACGGTCTGGCCGACGGCCCGGGCTGGGACCTGGTCCCCGACCTGCCTGAGGAGGCGGACCTCGGCGAGGTGGCGGCGCTGAGGCTGGGCCGGCTGCCCGAAGTGGCCGTGCGGCACGCCGACGGCCCACCCGCCGACGAGCTGGAGCAGACGGTGGCCGAGGTGTTCGAGGAACTGCTGGAGGTGCCCGTCCTCGACCGCGGTGCCGACTTCTTCGGGCTCGGCGGCGACTCGCTGCTCGCGGTCCGGGTCGTCGTCCGCCTCGGTAAGGAGTGCGACGTGTCGCTGCCGGTGCGGAACTTCCTGTCCGACGCCACCGTCGCCGGGGTGGCCGCGGCCGTCCGGTCCCTGGCCGGGGTCGCACGATGA
- a CDS encoding class I SAM-dependent methyltransferase, protein MPDLELRADEAGKTAMAGADTTGAGAAVARLDRLALLGIAAELHRRTSLDGPGAYPADEIAEELGSAARHAWIPGHWLAALHDAGLVSRDGEGCYHGLHRPRRAELATARAHMEAAATALGYPSELPAMLLRSLALLPRLLGDEVGVQALLYPDGETATADAVYRDNLISRYLNGAAAQAVRELAGGAGRPLRVLELGAGIGATTADLLPALGGHEVEFYLFTDLSRFFLDTARHRFQAGFLRYELLDIARDLPAQPDKLDLVVAATMAHNAPHAGRLLEQVAALLAPGGHVILVETVLEHPQSLTSMPFALSQRDGLPARHDERAGTTRTYLSREEWLGWLARAGLRVEVDLPRDDDPLAALSQRLLVATR, encoded by the coding sequence ATGCCGGACTTGGAACTGCGAGCGGACGAGGCGGGGAAGACCGCCATGGCAGGGGCCGACACCACGGGGGCCGGCGCGGCGGTCGCGCGTCTGGACCGCCTGGCCCTGCTCGGGATCGCCGCCGAACTGCACCGCCGTACCAGCCTGGACGGCCCGGGGGCGTACCCGGCCGACGAGATCGCCGAAGAGCTGGGCTCGGCCGCAAGGCACGCCTGGATCCCCGGCCACTGGCTGGCCGCCCTGCACGACGCCGGGCTGGTCAGCCGAGACGGCGAAGGCTGTTACCACGGGCTGCACCGGCCGCGCCGCGCCGAGCTGGCCACCGCCCGCGCCCACATGGAGGCCGCCGCGACGGCACTCGGCTACCCGTCCGAGCTCCCCGCGATGCTGCTGCGCTCGCTGGCGCTGCTCCCACGCCTTCTCGGCGACGAGGTCGGCGTCCAGGCGCTGCTGTACCCCGACGGAGAAACGGCCACCGCCGACGCCGTCTATCGCGACAACCTGATCAGCCGCTATCTCAACGGAGCGGCGGCGCAGGCGGTTCGCGAGCTGGCCGGAGGGGCCGGCCGGCCGCTGAGGGTGCTGGAGCTGGGCGCGGGCATCGGCGCCACCACAGCGGACCTGCTGCCCGCGCTCGGCGGGCACGAGGTGGAGTTCTACCTGTTCACCGACCTGTCCCGATTCTTCCTCGACACCGCCCGTCACCGCTTCCAGGCCGGCTTCCTCCGCTACGAACTGCTCGACATCGCCCGCGACCTGCCGGCGCAGCCGGACAAGCTCGACCTGGTGGTGGCCGCCACCATGGCGCACAACGCGCCACACGCGGGCCGCCTGCTGGAGCAGGTCGCCGCCCTGCTCGCACCGGGCGGCCACGTGATCCTCGTCGAGACCGTCCTGGAACACCCTCAGTCACTCACCTCCATGCCGTTCGCGCTCTCACAGCGCGACGGCCTGCCGGCGCGGCACGACGAGCGAGCCGGCACCACCCGCACCTACCTGAGCAGGGAGGAGTGGCTGGGCTGGCTGGCACGCGCCGGGCTGCGCGTCGAGGTCGACCTGCCCCGCGACGACGACCCGCTCGCCGCGCTGTCGCAGCGCCTGCTCGTCGCGACCCGCTGA